In a genomic window of Zingiber officinale cultivar Zhangliang chromosome 9B, Zo_v1.1, whole genome shotgun sequence:
- the LOC122022942 gene encoding zinc finger CCCH domain-containing protein 15-like, whose translation MAPEAAKNIRKRKKVDSDEEVSGDYIPYSGPATKKSAGLSFSSSSSSSGVGSLFQFDSSKEIQVKHDSRATATLETETEFSKDARAIRERVLKRAEEALKGKSKPDGGGNDKIYKEIHGYTDYKAGFRREQTVAGEKAGGAHGPLRASAHIRLSARFDYQPDICKDYKETGYCGYGDSCKFIYDRGDYKSRWQLEKDWEEAEKARKKRLATSSRGDNDEADHEDGNDDDDEADDSLPFACFICRQPFEDPVVTKCKHYFCEHCALKVWDVYVASVCLFLTHCSALDS comes from the exons atggcgccagag GCTGCAAAGAACATCCGCAAGAGAAAAAAAGTCGACTCCGACGAAGAAGTCTCCGGCGATTATATTCCGTATTCCGGTCCCGCGACGAAGAAGTCCGCCGGGCTTTCCTTctcttcgtcttcgtcttcgtcTGGGGTTGGCTCCCTGTTCCAGTTCGATTCATCCAAGGAGATCCAGGTCAAGCACGACAGTCGCGCCACGGCTACGCTCGAGACGGAGACCGAGTTCTCCAAGGACGCCCGCGCCATCCGTGAGCGGGTGCTGAAGAGGGCGGAGGAGGCTCTCAAGGGTAAATCCAAGCCTGACGGAGGGGGCAATGATAAGATATACAAGGAGATCCACGGGTACACCGATTACAAAGCAGGGTTCAGGAGAGAACAGACAGTGGCAGGCGAGAAGGCGGGCGGTGCCCATGGACCACTGAGGGCATCAGCACACATCCGgttgtcggctaggtttgattaCCAGCCTGACATCTGTAAGGACTATAAGGAGACTGGGTATTGTGGTTATGGTGATTCCTGTAAGTTTATTTACGATCGAGGGGATTATAAATCAAGATGGCAACTGGAGAAGGACTGGGAGGAGGCTGAGAAGGCAAGAAAAAAGAGACTCGCAACAAGCAGTAGAGGAGACAACGATGAGGCTGATCATGAGGATGGCAATGATGATGATGACGAAGCCGACGATTCTCTTCCTTTTGCCTGTTTTATATGCAGACAACCTTTTGAGGATCCGGTAGTGACCAAGTGCAAACACTACTTCTGTGAACATTGTGCTCTAAAGGTATGGGATGTTTATGTTGCTTCTGTTTGCTTGTTTCTCACTCATTGCAGCGCTCTTGACTCTTGA
- the LOC122022941 gene encoding uncharacterized protein LOC122022941, translating into MKDVDEIVKQRRAKSKGQFDENKKKLRDIAVEKFVRWMYDAGIPFNAVKYDSFEPCIEAIGQFGSGMKPPSYHEVRVKYLKKELANTNSLLKSHEEDHAKFGCTIMADGWTDKKGRTLINFLVSGPKGSVFVESVDASGYSHTADKMFELLSKFVYHIAEKNVVQIVTDNASCNVSAGRLLENRFPHLYWTPCAAHCLDLLLEDIFKIPHLRKLHERALMVNGYIYNRPQVLSMMREFTGQRDMVRTTKTRFTTAFLTLKRFHVQQANLRKLFTSEKWANSRFSKEATGKRVAEVILMPSFWKNMVFTLKVGGPLVKVLRLVDGEK; encoded by the coding sequence ATGAAAGATGTTGATGAAATTGTCAAACAAAGACGTGCAAAAAGCAAAGgacaatttgatgaaaataaaaaaaagttaagaGATATTGCAGTTGAGAAATTTGTAAGATGGATGTATGATGCTGGAATTCCCTTCAATGCTGTTAAATATGATTCTTTTGAGCCTTGTATTGAAGCTATTGGACAATTTGGATCTGGGATGAAACctccatcatatcatgaagtgagGGTTAAGTATTTGAAGAAGGAGTTGGCAAATACGAACTCACTTCTCAAATCCCATGAAGAAGATCATGCTAAGTTTGGGTGCACAATCATGGCAGATGGATGGACAGATAAAAAGGGTAGAACTCTTATAAATTTTTTGGTGAGTGGTCCTAAAGGAAGTGTATTTGTCGAATCAGTTGATGCTTCAGGCTATTCTCACACAGCGGACAAAATGTTTGAGTTGctttctaaatttgtgtatcACATTGCAGAAAAAAATGTGGTTCAGATTGTAACAGATAATGCAAGCTGCAATGTCAGTGCAGGTCGTCTTTTGGAAAACCGATTTCCACACTTATACTGGACTCCCTGTGCAGCTCATTGTTTAGATTTGTTGCTTGAGGATATATTCAAAATTCCTCATCTCAGAAAATTGCATGAACGGGCATTGATGGTGAATGGTTATATTTACAACAGACCACAAGTattgagcatgatgagagagtttACTGGACAGAGAGACATGGTAAGAACCACAAAGACACGTTTCACAACCGCTTTTTTGACTTTAAAGCGGTTTCATGTACAACAAGCAAATCTGAGAAAGTTGTTTACATCTGAAAAGTGGGCAAATAGTCGATTTTCCAAAGAGGCCACAGGAAAACGTGTAGCAGAAGTGATATTGATGCCTTCTTTTTGGAAAAATATGGTTTTTACATTAAAAGTTGGTGGTCCATTGGTGAAAGTATTACGGCTGGTAGACGGTGAAAAATGA